The sequence GAGGTCACGGTCGAAATAAGTGCGTATCCTGGCGGGGTTTTGGCTGATGACCTGCACCTCTTCGGGGCAGATCTCGCGGATGCCTACCTGGACCAGTTTCCCGACGCCTTTGGTTTGCAAAGCGTTGTACATGATGGAGGCGTGCGACTGAATAAATCCCTGGTAGGCATTGCGGAGGTCGGCGTGGGCGTCGATCTGGAGGATGCCAAAGCCGGGGCGTTTGCGGGCCAGGGCGCGGATGAGGCCGAGGGGCACACTGTGCTCGCCGCCTACCACCACAGGGATTTTTTCCTGCTCAAGGTACATCAACGACTTCTGCTCGAGTTCGAGGCTCAGGGCTTCACTGGCATCGTTCACCTCGCGAATGATCTCCTGCATATCATTGTGCTCATCGGGGTCACCTCCCAGTTCGAGGAAGCTGATGTAATGGCTTGCTCTTTTTCGAAGTTGCTGGTTACGGCTGACCATGGCTGGGTCGATGTCCTCCATGGCCATTCCCTCTTGCCAGGCATTGGGGACAAAGGGATCGAACAGGTCAATCTGGAAGGAGGATTCGAACACCTTTTCCGGCCCCAAGGAGGTGCCTTCAAAGTTTGAAACTGTGACATCCCAGGGCATGGGGATGAATACCACACGGGCACTTTCAGGGGTGAAAGGCAGGCTGAAGATATTGTTTGACGTGTTGCCGGTCCCATTGGGGTTAAACCCCCGGAGGGCATCTTTTTCGCTCATGACCGTGGTATTTATGAAGGTGAAGGAAAAGCTCCAGACAAAAATAAAAAAAGCCCCGGAACTTCCGGGGCTTATCGAAGCTTGATTTTCAGGCTTACTTAACAATCTTAGCTAAATCAGCACCAGCTTTGAATTTTACCACTTTTTTGGCGGGGATGGTAATTTCCTTGCCAGACTGGGGGTTGCGGCCCTTGCGAGCTTCTCTTTTTGAAACAGAGAATGAACCGAAACCAACGAGGGCAACACGGTCACCTTTTTTCAAGGCTTTGGTGGTGGCACCGATGAAGGCGTCGAGTGATTTTTTTGCGTCGGCTTTGGTTAAACCTGCTCCTGATGCAATAGCATCGATCAATTCTGCTTTGTTCATTTTTTTGAAAGTTTTAGTTACACGAGTAATTGGTTGCTTCCATTAATCATTGCAAATATAGGCCATTTATAAGAAAATGCAAGCCTGACGCGGGAAATCTCGCTATTTTGTTGAAAAATCAGCGATTTTGTTAATAACTATGGCCTAAAAATGGCCAGAATAGCAGATTTAACAGGGATTTTGGCGCTATTGGGGGAAACTTCTGAGGTTTTCGGCCCGGAAACCCCGGAGGAAATCAGAGGTGTTCATGCGCTTTTTCCCTGCCATCTGGAGGCTGTTGACCAAAACCAGGCCATCGGGGGTGGCAAACATCAGGTTGGACTTGCCATCAGAGAAAAGGGTGCCTGGCGTTTTGGCGTGGGGCACTTGTTTTGCCCGGGCCTCGAATATTTTCAGGGTGGTTTGCT comes from Bacteroides sp. and encodes:
- a CDS encoding agmatinase family protein — protein: MSEKDALRGFNPNGTGNTSNNIFSLPFTPESARVVFIPMPWDVTVSNFEGTSLGPEKVFESSFQIDLFDPFVPNAWQEGMAMEDIDPAMVSRNQQLRKRASHYISFLELGGDPDEHNDMQEIIREVNDASEALSLELEQKSLMYLEQEKIPVVVGGEHSVPLGLIRALARKRPGFGILQIDAHADLRNAYQGFIQSHASIMYNALQTKGVGKLVQVGIREICPEEVQVISQNPARIRTYFDRDLHNRLFEGDSWSEICHEIVEKLPDEVYVSFDVDGLDPSLCPGTGTPLPGGLSFNQANFLLETIVTQGKKIIGADLVETGPSEMDGIVSSRLLFRLAGMIIKSNAENH
- a CDS encoding HU family DNA-binding protein, which encodes MNKAELIDAIASGAGLTKADAKKSLDAFIGATTKALKKGDRVALVGFGSFSVSKREARKGRNPQSGKEITIPAKKVVKFKAGADLAKIVK